Within Alcaligenes sp. SDU_A2, the genomic segment CCGCACCAGCCATTCATGTGCGAATGCACAATATCAAAACCCTGGGCCGTGGCCTGAGCAGCCTTACGGGCAAAAAGCCAGCTACGCACCCAACCCGGCCAGCGTGACCAATGGCGGATTGGCACAAAAGGTAGTTTCAGATCGCAACGGCTGTCATAGTCGCGCGCGAACACCGTAATGTCATGGTGGCGGGACAGTTCGCGCATCAACTCCACCCCATACGCTTCAGCCCCGCCGAAACGGTTGCCGAAACGATCCACCACAAAGGCGATGCGCAGGCGTTGCGAGACCGGATCGGCGAAAGGGGGCGTGTCGCTCATGAGGATAGGGTGCGACGCCGATCTTCCAGACGCGTCAGACACTTTTGCAGAAAACGGAAAATATGGGTGGAACGCGCCACCGTGACGCGAGGCAGATCAAACAGATCATCATCGGCACGCGCCAAGCCCCGATTGGTGGTGGTGGCGTTGTCATAACCGGCCTGACGCACCAATTCGCGGATTGCCCTGGTCTGATCCCCATAGGGATAGCAGAATGCATTGACCTCGACCTGCAACAGATCTTGCAGCTCCTTGCGGGACTGAACGATCTGATAATGCGCTATTTCGGAAGAAACATCGGTCAGATGCACATGATCCAGCGTATGCGATCCTGCCTCGTGCCCCGCCGCCACCCAGGCACGCAGTTCGGGCAGAGACATCAGGCCGGAGTGCGGTACACCCTTGGGCTGATCCCAAAAGTTGGAACCATCCAGATGCCTCGTCACGATGTAGTTAGTCGCGGTAAAGCCCAGTTCGTCCAGCACCGGCATGGCATTCTGGAACACGTTGCGGTAGCCGTCGTCAAAGCTGATGCCCACGACTTTGCCCTGTTTTTCGCCACGCAAATACGGCATGAGCTGGGCCATGGACAAGCCGCGATAACCCAAACGCTTCAACCAGGTCATCTGGCGGCGAAAGTCGGTGGGATGCACGGTCAGGCCCCGGTAAGGCGAACCTTTGGGTGCCGGCACCCCGATCTGATGATACATAAGGATGGGAATCATAGCGGCATTATAAGCAGCTATTTTCTGCCCTGGCGTGTGTAGTACCAAAGCTTGCTGTAACGAAATAAGCTGCCCGACGCGGCCATGCAAGCCAGGATAAAGCCCTGCGCTCCATCCATAAAACCACGCCGCACGACGTAATGGCGCAAAAAAGTCCAGATGGCGTGGCCAGCAATCCCCGGCACACTGGTGGTCTTACCACGCGCCTGCATATGAAGCGCCGCCTCGGTCGAATACGCATTGATCTTGGCGATGAACACTTCCAGGCTGGCATACGGGTAATGCAAAAAATGCCCGTCCAAAATCGCCACCGGCTGATCGGTCTGAACGCTCTCGTGAACTTTGACGTCCTTGAAACGTGCCGTCCCGCGCCGGAACAAACGCAGTACTCGGTCTGGCCACCAACCGCTGTGCCGTATCCACCGACCCGCAAATTCGGACAGGCGGGCGATACGGTAGGCCGTGGCGCGCGGGTTGTCCAGCTCCTGCAATATCAACTGCGCCAATTCGGGGGTGACACGTTCGTCCGCATCGATCGATAGCACCCAGTCGCCTGTGGCCAGATCCAAAGCCCGATTTTTTTGCGGGCCGAATCCGGGCCAGTCGTTTGTAACACTGACCTTGGCACCCAGGCTGCGAGCTATGTCTACCGTGCGATCCGTGCTGCCGGAATCCAGCACAATGATTTCGTCGGCAAACGCCACCGATTCCAGGCATGCCTGGATATGCGCCTGTTCGTTCTTGGTAATCAGGATGACGGACAGGCGCGCAGCCTTGCCCGCGGCTACTTCTGGCGTTGCCGGCGTCGCCATGCTTTCCACCTGTTGAAAATAGGACCAATAAGCGGATGCACGGCCACGTTCAGCCGCCGCCCTACCGATGCGCCGCTGGTATCACGCACGGCAAAGCGGTAGATGTGCAAAGGATCGGTACCGGGCTGGTTGGAGCCAAACGCCCGCGTCGTATACAAATAACGGAAACCGGCCTGCTGGGCAATTTGTACGTAATCCGGGTCGAAATAGCCTTGCGGCCAGCAGAACTGATCCGACACAGAGCCCAAATTATCGATCAGGCTCTGGCGCGACTGCGCCAGCTCCCAACGCATCTTGTCGTTTTTCTGGGCGCGCAACTCGCCCAGATCCCAGCGCGTATGGGTGTGAGTATGGCTATGAAATTCAAATACCCCCTCGTGCTGCATGGCTCGGATTTCGCTCCAGCGCAAGATGACCTCATCGCTACGGCCAGCGGCAATGCGGGCCTCGCATTCGCGATGATCGGGACATTCGGGCACCTCGCCCTGGCCGGCATGCAAACGCACCGGGCCGTCGTTGACCCAGGAGGTCACCACAAAAATAACAGCGTTAAAGCCATATTTCTTGAGCAAGGGATACGCATAGACATAGTTGTCCAGATAACCGTCATCGAAAGTGATAAGGACCGACTTGCGCGGTACGCCCTGCCCTTGCAGATGACCGACAAACTGCTCCGTCGTCAAGCTGGTCCAGCCATGGCGCTTGAGCCATTGCAGATGCTGCTCGAAGTGTTCGGGAGACGCATTAATCATGCCGCCTTGTGGCGTGACATGGTGATACATCATCACCGGCACGGTGGTGGCCATTCTCATTTCTGTAATTCCTTGAGCCAGCGCAGATATGCGCCTTCCAGACGGTCACCCATCGCCGTGGGCGTAAATCGGTCATTGCTGCGGCAAAAGTCGCGTCCGGCTGCGCCCATCGCCTGACGCCGAGCCGGATCAAGGATCAGGCTTTCCAGCGCCTGAGTCAACGCCGCAATATCGTGCAAGGGCACCAGCAAGCCGCTTTGTCCCTCCAGCATCATCTCCGGCACACCGCCCACCCGGGTGCCGACTACCGGCAAACCGGCGCTGCCGGCTTCGACAAACACCGTGCCTGACGCTTCCATATGGGTCGCCAAGGCAAAAACATCCAGATTAGGCAGCAACGAAGGCACGTCAGAGCGAGGGCCCAGCAAGTGAACACGCCCAAGCAGGCCTTGTTCGACCACCAGTGTCTGCAACTCTTGCATGCCAGGTGAACCGCCCCCCACCAGAACCAGATGCAGGTGTGGATACGTGGCCAGCAGCGGCTGCATGGCTGCAATCAGTTCGCGATGTCCTTTTTCGCGCCGCAACACAGCGACACAACCGACCAGCACAGTATCGGATGCCAAGCTCAGCTGCGCCCGCAGATCGAGCGCGGGCGCGGCATCGATCACCGCAGGATCGACACAGGGATAGACCACATCCACCGCCCCCGGCTTGACGCCGCGCTGGATCATATGCTGGCGCACATACTCGCTGGGGGTGATGACACGTTTGGGCACGATGGTATAAGACAGCAAAGAACCGACCTTCTTGGCCAAGTGCCGCGTGCGCACGATCAGGGGGGTGCCGGCCAGCCGCCCTGCCACGCCGGCCAGCATGGCGTCGCGTCGACTGTGGCTGTTGAGCACATCGAAACGGCCATTGCGCAATACGCGCCGTAACTGACACACGCCGCGCAGGTAATTGCGCGTGCCGTCCATATACAAGGTATGAACGACAAAGCCTTCATCGCGCAGCCGCGCAGTCAGTTGGGCATGCGGCTGACACGCTGCCTCTACGTGGTGGCCGCGTTCGCGCAATATGCGCATCGCGCGCAAGATATAGTTTTCCTGCCCGCCAAAGCTAGTCGCGGCTTCTGAATGCAAAATGCGCAAGGGCGTCATCGGTAGCTGATCTCCACTTCGCTGCTAGCGTCCCATTGCTCCAGTTGCTCCAGCATGGCATCGGCCAAACGCACGCGCCATTCGTTACCCAGTTGAATGACACACTCGTAGTCAGGCCGCTGCAACTGCACCTGCACCGCCACCCCGCCACCTTCCTGGGCACGGTGCGGGGCAAGCAAAGCCTGCAAGCGCGCGGCATCGGCCTTGTCGCCCAGCACGATGCTCAGGCAACTGGCGCGTGTCTCGCGGGCCAATTGCAGATCGAAGATGGCATCGGCCGTTACCCGCAATCCCCCGGTATAGTCATCGTTGCTGACTTTGCCCTGGATAATGACCAGTTGGTCTTCTTTAAGACGCTGACGGTGTTCCTCGAACAATTCGTTAAAAATCGCCACTTCCACCTGGGCCGAACCATCGTCCAACATGGCATACAGCATCTTGCCGCGTCGCGTCATGCGTACCCGCACCGCTGACAACACCCCCGCAAACCACTGAGGGCTGCGCGATGCCTCCAGCCGAGCTAAGGGCGTAGGCGCAAAACGGCGCACTTCGTCGCGCCAGGCATCGAACAGATGACCGCTAAAGTAAAAGCCCAACGCTGTTTTTTCCTGGCGCAGTCTGTCCTGCAGACTCCAGGGCGCGACCTTGGCCACTTCGCCCTCGACGATATCGTCCGAGTCATCGGCAAATAAAGAGCACTGATTGGCGCTGCGCTCGGCCTGTTCAGCCGCTTCCACGGCGGCACCGATCGTGGCCAGCAGGGCGGCGCGATTATCGTCGATGCCGTCAAAGGCACCGGCCCGCACCAAGGCTTCGATGGTGCGCTTGTTGACCTGATGACGGTCCACCCGGCGACAAAAATCAAACAGGCTCTTGAATGGCCCCTCTGCTTTACGTGCCTGGACAATCGCCTCGACCGCCGCCTGACCCGTGCCCTTGACCGCACCCAAGCCGTAGCGCATGGTGCGCGGCGGCAGACCCTGGGCGGTATAGCTGTCCTGCACCGGCTCAAAACGATAATTGGACGCATTGATGTCCGGCGGCAACACCTGCACACCGTTGGCCAGCGCGTCTTTCCAGAAGATCTGCACCTTGTCGGTATCGTCCATATCCGATAACAAAGTGGCAGCCAGGAACTCGGCCGGATGATGGGCCTTGAGCCAGGCGGTCTGGTAGGCAATCAGTGCATAAGCGGCCGAGTGACTCTTGTTAAAGCCATAGCCGGCGAATTTTTCCATCAGGTCGAACAGTTTGACCGCCAGTTCTGGATCGTGCCCCTTCTTGACCGCCCCTGCCTCGAACAATTCGCGGTGCTTGGCCATTTCCTCGGGTTTTTTCTTGCCCATGGCACGTCGCAGCAAGTCGGCACCACCCAGCGAGTAGCCACCGATGATCTGCGAGATCAGCATGACCTGTTCCTGGTAGACGATCACCCCGTACGTGCTGCTCAGGGTGCTTTCCAGGTCCGGATGGAAATAATCCACCTCGGCACGACCGTGCTTGCGGTTGACAAAATCAACCACCATGCCCGACTCCAGCGGCCCTGGGCGATACAAGGCCAGCATGGCGATAATGTCCTCAAAGGTGGACGGGCGCAGGCTGCGCAAGAGCTCTTTCATGCCACGCGATTCCAGCTGGAACACGGCCGTGGTGTTGCCTTCGCACAGCAACTTGTAGGACGCGTCGTCATCCAGCGGCAAGGCCATGATGTCAAAGTCGCGCTTGTCCGCATTGAACTGCCGCACATAGCGCACGGCCCAATCCAGAATGGTCAGGTTACGCAAGCCCAGAAAGTCGAATTTGACCAGGCCGGCTGCTTCCACATCGTCCTTGTCATACTGCGAGACGGCGTTGGCATCCGGGCCGGACTGAGCATACAAGGGGCAAAAATCGATCAGCTTGCCCGGCGCGATCAGCACGCCCCCGGCGTGCATGCCCACGCTGCGCGTCAGACCTTCCAGGGGCTTGGCCAGATCGATCAGGGCCTTGACCTCTTCGTCGTTCTCGTAGCGTTCGCGAAAGGCAGGCTCATCAGCCAGGGCCCGCTCCAGCGTCCAGGGGTCAGCGGGGTTGAACGGGATCAGCTTGGACAGGCCATCGCACATGCTGTAGGGCAGCTCCAGCACCCGACCCACGTCGCGCACCACAGCTTTCGCTCCCAGGGTGCCGAAAGTGGCAATCTGGCTGACGGCCTGACGGCCATATTTTTCCTTTACATAGTCGATGACGCGTTCGCGGTTGTCCTGGCAAAAGTCCACATCGAAGTCAGGCATGGAAACCCGTTCGGGATTCAGGAAGCGCTCGAACAGCAAGTCGTAGCGCAGCGGGTCCAGGTCCGTAATACCCAGACTGTATGCCACCAAAGACCCCGCCCCCGAACCACGGCCCGGCCCCACCGGCACGCCATTGTGCTTGCCCCAGTTGATGAAGTCGGCCACGATCAGAAAGTAACCAGGGAAACCCATGGAAATAATGGTGTTGCACTCCCAGGTCAAACGCTCCTGGTAGGTGGGATACTGGGCCTGCCGTTCGGCCTGATCCGGATACAGCTGTTCCATGCGTTTGGCCAGACCTTCCTGGGCCTGATGCACCAGAAAATCGTCCAGCGTCATGCCGTCGGGAGTGGGAAAATCAGGCAGATAGGGTTTGCCCAGCTCCATTTCCAGATTACAGCGCTTGGCGATCTCCAGCGTATTTTCCAGGGCCGAAGGCACATCGGCAAAACGCCGCGCCATCTCGTCCGAATCCAGAAAATACTGCTCGGGCGTAAAGCGTTTGACACGCTTGGGATTAGCCAGCTGTTCGCCTTCTGCAATGCAAACCCGCACTTCGTGGGCGCGAAAATCTTCGGCGTCCACGAACTGAATAGGATGGGTCGCCACCACCGGCAAATCCAGCTCGGCCGCCAGACGCATGGCCGCCTGCACGTACAGCTCGTCGCCATCGGCACCACTGCGTTGCAGCTCGACAAAAAACGCGTCGGGAAACAAATCGGCCCAGTAGCGTGCGCACTGACGCGCCAGTTCCATATTGCCGGCTTCCAGGGCCTGGCCCACATCGCCCATGCGCCCGCCCGACAAGGCGATCAAACCACTGCGCCCCTGCAGCCAGGCGCGCTGCACTTCCGCCCGGCCTTTGTACTGATTGCCCAGCCAGGCCCGCGTCAAGATATCGCACAAGGCCAGATAGCCGGTCTCGTTCTGTACCAGCAAGAGCAGGCGCGCGGGTTTTTCGCGGTCATCCTCGTTCTGCAGCCAGATATCGCAACCCATGATGGCCTTGATGCCGGCTTTGCGCGCCGATCGGTAGAACTTGATCTGACCGAACAGATTGCTCAGGTCGGTCAAGGCCAGCGCCGGCTGACCATAGGCCAGCGCTTTTTTGATCATGTCGGGAATACGGGCGATGCCGTCCACCACCGAAAACTCGGAGTGGGATCGCAAATGGACAAAAGAGGGGTGTGTTTCGCTCATTCAGGAATTGTACTGAACCCGATAAAAAATAGGTTCCTCGCCCAACACCGTGAAACACATCTATTGGAGTTCTGACGATTAAAATCTGCACGCGAAACGGACTCCGGGCAAGGCAAACAGGCCCTGCTTGCCTGTCTGCCCTGCCCGACTGCCCTATCAACGCTGCAGCGCCGCCCAGGCTTTTTCCAGTCGCTTGACCGACACCGGCATGGGCGTGCGCAGTTCCTGTGCAAACAAAGACACGCGCAACTCCTCCAGCATCCAACGAAAATCGCGTAGGCCACTGTCCTGAGCACCTTTCAAGGCAGCCACCGCACGCTGGTACTTCAGCAGCAAAGGCGACATATCCTGCATCAGACGCTGGTCGCGTGCCGGGTCGGCGCGCAGCTTGTCCACCCGCGCCTGCACGGCTTTCAAGTAACGCGGAAAGTGGGCCAGCTGTTTGTATTCGCTGGCCTCCAGAAAGCGCGTCGGCATCAGTGCGGCCAATTGCTGCTGTATGTCCTTCAAGGCCTCGGGGTGGGCCTTGATCTGAGCCAGCTTCTTTTGGGCCGCGCTCCACTCGATCAGAATCTGACCGGCCAGCCGTGCCACCTCCTGGGCCACCAGCCCCAGGCGGCTACGACCTTCTAGAACACGCGCTTCAAAACCGGCCTGATCCTGAGGCCAAGGCTCCATCATGCAAGATTGCTCCAGCGCCACATCAATGATCTGTTCGCGCAATTGCTCCTGCGTACCCAGCGGTATGTACAGCATGCTGATGCGCGTCAGATCAGCAATATTCTTTTCCAGAAAACGCACCTGCTCGCGCAAGGCCAGCCTGAACAGGCAGCGCAACCCCTTGCGGTGTTCACGGCGTGCCTGTCCCGGATCATCGAACACATCCAGGTCACAGTGGGTTTTCTGGTCGATCAGCGCCGGATAGCCGATAAAGCTGCGCCCCTTGCGCTGGATCTCCATCAGTTCGGGCAAGGCCCCGAAAGACCAGCTCGTCAACTGTTCGTGGTCCAGCACCTGCGCCACTTGTTCATCGGCTGCGGCGATCTGCTGGAACGATGCCTGAGCCTGACGGCCATGCTCGGCCTTGAGCTGATCCAGATTGCGCCCGCCCGAGAGCATGCGGCCATGATCGTCGATGACGCGAAAATTCATGAACAGGTGGGCCGGCAATGTTTCTGGCTTGAAGTCGCTGCGCTGCGGACGCTGCTTGACCTGCTCCCACATGTCCTGAGCGATCGCATCCAGCAGACTCATGCCCGGGTCGGCCGCACGATCAAACCAACGCTGATGAAAGGCGTCGGCATATTCGGGCAAAGGCACACAATGGCGACGGGTGCGCTGCGGCAAGGATTTAAGCAGAGCCAGCACTTTTTCCTTGAGCATGCCAGGCACCAGCCATTCGCAGCGCCCGGCATCGATCTGATTCAATGCAAACAGGGGCACGCTAAGCGTGACGCCATCGCGCACCGAGCCAGGTTCGAAGTGGTAGTCCAGTGCCATCTTGACGCCCTGCCACTGCACCGAGCGCGGAAAAACTTCCGTTGTGATGCCCGCGGCGTCATGGCGCATCAGTTCATCGCGGCTCAGCTCCAGGCCCTTGGCCTGTTCCTTGGACAGACCCTTGTACCATTTTTCCAGCGTCGCGGTTTGGTAGACATCCTGAGGGATACGCTGATCATAAAAAGCGTAGATCAGCTCTTCATCGATCAGGATATCGGGGCGGCGCGACTGATGTTCCAGGCGCTCCACCGCGGAAATCTGCTGACGGTTATGTTTCAGGAACGGCAGGCCGGAATCAATCTCGCCCGGCACCAGGGCCTGGCGCAGGAATAGTTCGCGCGCCTGCACAGGATCGATCTTGCCAAAATGCACGCGCCGCCCGCTGTAGATCATCAAGCCATACAAGGTGGCGCGCTCGTTGGCCACCACCTGTCCAGCCTTTTTCTCCCAGCGCGGATCGGACCAGGTCTTGCGCAGCAGATGCGCCCCCACCTTCTCGACCCAGGTGGGTTCGATGCGGGCAATGCAGCGCGCAAACAGGCGCGTGGTTTCCACCAATTCGCCAGCCAGTATCCAGCGCCCCGCCTTCTTGGCCAGGCGGGAGCCAGGATGAATGACAAAACGCAGTTCGCGGGTACCTTGGTACAGTCCCGTCTCTTCGCTTTTCAGGCCTATATTGCCGATCAGGCCGGTCAGCAAGGCTAGATGCACCTGCTCGAAGGTGGCCGGCGAGGGATTGGCGACCCAGCGCTGCTCGTGTACCAGACTGCTCAACTGGGTATGGACATCACGCCATTCGCGTACCCGCACAGGCGAGAGCATGGCTTGCTTTAAGGCATTCATGAACTTGCGTTGCGAACCCTGCTCGGCCGACTGTTCTTGCAACCAATTCCACAATTTGACGTAAGACAGAAACTCGGACTTGTCGTCGTTAAAACGGGCATGGGCCTGATTGGCCGCCTCGCGTTCGTGCATGGGACGGTCGCGCGGGTCCTGCACCGACATGGCGGCGGCAATGATCAGCATTTCGCTCAAACAATGCTGCTCGTGACCGGCCAGCACCATGCGGGCCACTCTGGGGTCCACGGGCAGCTTGGCCAGAGCGCGCCCGACCGGCGTCAGGCCTTGTTGTTCATCCAGCGCGCCCAGTTCCTGCAGAACCTGATAACCATCGGCAATCGCCCGCCCCGTGGGCGGCTCCACAAAGGGGAAGGTTTCCACGTCGTCCAGTCGCAGCGCCTTCATGCGCAAAATGACCGAGGCCAACGAAGAGCGCAAAATCTCGGGGTCGGTGAACGCGGGGCGGCTCTTGAAATCCTGTTCGTCATACAAGCGTATGCACACGCCCGGACCGATACGGCCGCAACGCCCCGCCCGCTGGTTGGCGGACGCCTGGCTGATGGCCTCGATGCGCAACTGCTCGACCTTATTGCGCCAAGAATACCGCTTGATGCGCGCCAGGCCGCTGTCCACCACATAACGTATGCCGGGCACGGTCAACGATGTTTCGGCCACGTTGGTAGCCAGCACCACACGGCGCGCATTGCCCTTGGGGCGGAAGATCTGTTCCTGCTCGGCTTGTGACAGGCGCGCAAACAAGGGCAGGATGACGGTATTGATGGGTTTGTCTTTTTCCAGCGCCTCGGTGGCTTCGCGGATTTCGCGCTCACCGGGCAAGAACACCAACACATCGCCACTGCCGTGGCGCGCGCATTCTTGCACCGCATCGACAATCCCGACCATCAGGTCACGCTCGTCTTCCGATGCGGAGCGGCGCTCCTGGGCATCGCCCTGAGCGGGGTCCAGAATGGGACGATACTGGATATCGACCGGATACAGACGCCCCGACACTTCGATGACGGGCGCGCGCTTGCCCTTGTGGGCAAAATGATTGGCAAAACGTTCGGCATCGATGGTGGCCGACGTAATGATGAGCTTCAGGTCGCGACGCCGGGGCAGCAGTTGCTTTAAAAAGCCCAGCAGAAAATCGATGTTCAGGCTGCGCTCATGCGCCTCGTCGATGATGATGGTGTCGTAGCGGCTCAGCAAGGGATCGCGCTGCGATTCCGCCAGCAAAATACCGTCGGTCATCAGCTTGATGGCCGAACGCGGGCCGGTCTTATCGTTAAAGCGAATCTGGTAGCCGACCCAGTCGCCGATCTCGGACTGCAGCTCCTGAGCGATACGCTTGGCGACCGAAGTCGCCGCCAGACGGCGCGGCTGGGTATGGCCTATGATCTTGCCATTGAGCCCGCGTCCCATCTCCAGGCATATCTTGGGGAGCTGAGTCGTCTTGCCGGACCCGGTCTCGCCACACACAATGACCACCTGGTGGTCCCTGATGGCCTGGGCTATTTCGTCCCGGCGGCCGCTGACAGGCAGGTCTTCAGGGTACAGAATGGGCGGCAGCGTATGTGGGTTTTCAGTCAATTCTACGGACTCGTGCATGAAAGGTAGTTTCTGGTACAGACATCATTATAATTTTGGCTTCAAGCCTTCGTGCTCTCAATTTGGACGCATAGATCACCCGCAATGAACACAGACACCCCCGACTCGTTTACCGCTCTCGAACCACCCGATCAGGCACAGGCTCAATTTGTGCGATGGTTCCGGGAAGTAGCGCCCTATGTGCATGACTTTCGGGGCAAGACATTCGTGGTGGCCTTCGGGGGAGAGCTCATCAACGATGGACTGCTCAAT encodes:
- a CDS encoding glycosyltransferase family 2 protein, giving the protein MATPATPEVAAGKAARLSVILITKNEQAHIQACLESVAFADEIIVLDSGSTDRTVDIARSLGAKVSVTNDWPGFGPQKNRALDLATGDWVLSIDADERVTPELAQLILQELDNPRATAYRIARLSEFAGRWIRHSGWWPDRVLRLFRRGTARFKDVKVHESVQTDQPVAILDGHFLHYPYASLEVFIAKINAYSTEAALHMQARGKTTSVPGIAGHAIWTFLRHYVVRRGFMDGAQGFILACMAASGSLFRYSKLWYYTRQGRK
- the dnaE gene encoding DNA polymerase III subunit alpha, yielding MSETHPSFVHLRSHSEFSVVDGIARIPDMIKKALAYGQPALALTDLSNLFGQIKFYRSARKAGIKAIMGCDIWLQNEDDREKPARLLLLVQNETGYLALCDILTRAWLGNQYKGRAEVQRAWLQGRSGLIALSGGRMGDVGQALEAGNMELARQCARYWADLFPDAFFVELQRSGADGDELYVQAAMRLAAELDLPVVATHPIQFVDAEDFRAHEVRVCIAEGEQLANPKRVKRFTPEQYFLDSDEMARRFADVPSALENTLEIAKRCNLEMELGKPYLPDFPTPDGMTLDDFLVHQAQEGLAKRMEQLYPDQAERQAQYPTYQERLTWECNTIISMGFPGYFLIVADFINWGKHNGVPVGPGRGSGAGSLVAYSLGITDLDPLRYDLLFERFLNPERVSMPDFDVDFCQDNRERVIDYVKEKYGRQAVSQIATFGTLGAKAVVRDVGRVLELPYSMCDGLSKLIPFNPADPWTLERALADEPAFRERYENDEEVKALIDLAKPLEGLTRSVGMHAGGVLIAPGKLIDFCPLYAQSGPDANAVSQYDKDDVEAAGLVKFDFLGLRNLTILDWAVRYVRQFNADKRDFDIMALPLDDDASYKLLCEGNTTAVFQLESRGMKELLRSLRPSTFEDIIAMLALYRPGPLESGMVVDFVNRKHGRAEVDYFHPDLESTLSSTYGVIVYQEQVMLISQIIGGYSLGGADLLRRAMGKKKPEEMAKHRELFEAGAVKKGHDPELAVKLFDLMEKFAGYGFNKSHSAAYALIAYQTAWLKAHHPAEFLAATLLSDMDDTDKVQIFWKDALANGVQVLPPDINASNYRFEPVQDSYTAQGLPPRTMRYGLGAVKGTGQAAVEAIVQARKAEGPFKSLFDFCRRVDRHQVNKRTIEALVRAGAFDGIDDNRAALLATIGAAVEAAEQAERSANQCSLFADDSDDIVEGEVAKVAPWSLQDRLRQEKTALGFYFSGHLFDAWRDEVRRFAPTPLARLEASRSPQWFAGVLSAVRVRMTRRGKMLYAMLDDGSAQVEVAIFNELFEEHRQRLKEDQLVIIQGKVSNDDYTGGLRVTADAIFDLQLARETRASCLSIVLGDKADAARLQALLAPHRAQEGGGVAVQVQLQRPDYECVIQLGNEWRVRLADAMLEQLEQWDASSEVEISYR
- the hrpA gene encoding ATP-dependent RNA helicase HrpA; the protein is MHESVELTENPHTLPPILYPEDLPVSGRRDEIAQAIRDHQVVIVCGETGSGKTTQLPKICLEMGRGLNGKIIGHTQPRRLAATSVAKRIAQELQSEIGDWVGYQIRFNDKTGPRSAIKLMTDGILLAESQRDPLLSRYDTIIIDEAHERSLNIDFLLGFLKQLLPRRRDLKLIITSATIDAERFANHFAHKGKRAPVIEVSGRLYPVDIQYRPILDPAQGDAQERRSASEDERDLMVGIVDAVQECARHGSGDVLVFLPGEREIREATEALEKDKPINTVILPLFARLSQAEQEQIFRPKGNARRVVLATNVAETSLTVPGIRYVVDSGLARIKRYSWRNKVEQLRIEAISQASANQRAGRCGRIGPGVCIRLYDEQDFKSRPAFTDPEILRSSLASVILRMKALRLDDVETFPFVEPPTGRAIADGYQVLQELGALDEQQGLTPVGRALAKLPVDPRVARMVLAGHEQHCLSEMLIIAAAMSVQDPRDRPMHEREAANQAHARFNDDKSEFLSYVKLWNWLQEQSAEQGSQRKFMNALKQAMLSPVRVREWRDVHTQLSSLVHEQRWVANPSPATFEQVHLALLTGLIGNIGLKSEETGLYQGTRELRFVIHPGSRLAKKAGRWILAGELVETTRLFARCIARIEPTWVEKVGAHLLRKTWSDPRWEKKAGQVVANERATLYGLMIYSGRRVHFGKIDPVQARELFLRQALVPGEIDSGLPFLKHNRQQISAVERLEHQSRRPDILIDEELIYAFYDQRIPQDVYQTATLEKWYKGLSKEQAKGLELSRDELMRHDAAGITTEVFPRSVQWQGVKMALDYHFEPGSVRDGVTLSVPLFALNQIDAGRCEWLVPGMLKEKVLALLKSLPQRTRRHCVPLPEYADAFHQRWFDRAADPGMSLLDAIAQDMWEQVKQRPQRSDFKPETLPAHLFMNFRVIDDHGRMLSGGRNLDQLKAEHGRQAQASFQQIAAADEQVAQVLDHEQLTSWSFGALPELMEIQRKGRSFIGYPALIDQKTHCDLDVFDDPGQARREHRKGLRCLFRLALREQVRFLEKNIADLTRISMLYIPLGTQEQLREQIIDVALEQSCMMEPWPQDQAGFEARVLEGRSRLGLVAQEVARLAGQILIEWSAAQKKLAQIKAHPEALKDIQQQLAALMPTRFLEASEYKQLAHFPRYLKAVQARVDKLRADPARDQRLMQDMSPLLLKYQRAVAALKGAQDSGLRDFRWMLEELRVSLFAQELRTPMPVSVKRLEKAWAALQR
- a CDS encoding polysaccharide deacetylase family protein, coding for MRMATTVPVMMYHHVTPQGGMINASPEHFEQHLQWLKRHGWTSLTTEQFVGHLQGQGVPRKSVLITFDDGYLDNYVYAYPLLKKYGFNAVIFVVTSWVNDGPVRLHAGQGEVPECPDHRECEARIAAGRSDEVILRWSEIRAMQHEGVFEFHSHTHTHTRWDLGELRAQKNDKMRWELAQSRQSLIDNLGSVSDQFCWPQGYFDPDYVQIAQQAGFRYLYTTRAFGSNQPGTDPLHIYRFAVRDTSGASVGRRLNVAVHPLIGPIFNRWKAWRRRQRQK
- a CDS encoding polysaccharide deacetylase family protein yields the protein MYHQIGVPAPKGSPYRGLTVHPTDFRRQMTWLKRLGYRGLSMAQLMPYLRGEKQGKVVGISFDDGYRNVFQNAMPVLDELGFTATNYIVTRHLDGSNFWDQPKGVPHSGLMSLPELRAWVAAGHEAGSHTLDHVHLTDVSSEIAHYQIVQSRKELQDLLQVEVNAFCYPYGDQTRAIRELVRQAGYDNATTTNRGLARADDDLFDLPRVTVARSTHIFRFLQKCLTRLEDRRRTLSS
- a CDS encoding glycosyltransferase family 4 protein translates to MTPLRILHSEAATSFGGQENYILRAMRILRERGHHVEAACQPHAQLTARLRDEGFVVHTLYMDGTRNYLRGVCQLRRVLRNGRFDVLNSHSRRDAMLAGVAGRLAGTPLIVRTRHLAKKVGSLLSYTIVPKRVITPSEYVRQHMIQRGVKPGAVDVVYPCVDPAVIDAAPALDLRAQLSLASDTVLVGCVAVLRREKGHRELIAAMQPLLATYPHLHLVLVGGGSPGMQELQTLVVEQGLLGRVHLLGPRSDVPSLLPNLDVFALATHMEASGTVFVEAGSAGLPVVGTRVGGVPEMMLEGQSGLLVPLHDIAALTQALESLILDPARRQAMGAAGRDFCRSNDRFTPTAMGDRLEGAYLRWLKELQK